A portion of the Bacteroides faecium genome contains these proteins:
- a CDS encoding helix-turn-helix domain-containing protein yields the protein MEKENIKTVDIKDFKDSQHLLDYIDDDFAIVNSLEGIPYSNETIRLECFLIAVCIEGCIQLDINYRTYQLQAGELLLGLPNTIINHTMLSPKYKVRLAGFSTRFLQRIIKMERETWNTAVHIHNNPVKTVGDGDDKSVFGFYRDLIVAKINDEPHYYHREVMQYLFSALFCEMLGQLHKELECSDSADRPKESIKQADYILRKFMELLSKDKGMHRSVSYFADELCYTPKHFSKVIKQACGRTPLDLINEVTIEHIKYRLKRSDKSIKEIAEEFNFPNQSFFGKYVKMHLGTSPANYRSRKEE from the coding sequence AGAGAACATTAAGACGGTGGACATAAAAGACTTTAAGGATAGCCAGCATCTCCTTGATTATATAGACGATGACTTTGCGATAGTCAACAGTCTGGAAGGTATTCCTTATAGCAATGAGACAATCAGGCTGGAATGTTTTCTCATTGCCGTCTGCATAGAGGGGTGCATCCAACTGGACATCAACTACCGGACTTACCAGTTGCAGGCAGGTGAATTGCTGCTCGGACTTCCCAATACTATCATCAACCATACAATGCTGAGTCCTAAATATAAGGTAAGGCTTGCCGGATTCTCCACCCGTTTCCTGCAACGTATCATTAAAATGGAAAGGGAAACGTGGAATACTGCCGTCCATATCCACAACAACCCGGTGAAGACCGTAGGAGACGGTGACGACAAGTCCGTTTTCGGATTCTACCGGGACTTAATCGTTGCCAAGATAAACGATGAACCTCATTACTACCACAGGGAAGTGATGCAATATCTCTTTTCCGCCCTCTTTTGCGAAATGCTGGGGCAACTCCATAAGGAACTCGAATGTTCTGACAGCGCAGACCGGCCGAAAGAAAGTATCAAGCAGGCGGATTATATCTTACGGAAATTCATGGAACTACTATCGAAAGACAAGGGTATGCACCGCTCCGTGAGCTATTTTGCCGACGAGCTCTGTTATACTCCGAAACATTTTTCGAAAGTCATCAAGCAAGCATGCGGCAGAACCCCGCTGGACTTGATTAATGAAGTCACCATAGAGCACATCAAATACCGGCTGAAGCGCTCGGACAAGTCTATCAAGGAAATCGCGGAAGAATTCAATTTCCCCAACCAGTCCTTCTTCGGAAAATACGTAAAGATGCATTTGGGGACATCGCCGGCTAATTACAGGAGCAGGAAAGAGGAATGA
- a CDS encoding DEAD/DEAH box helicase — protein MNRQILDSLIQDELIRSLLEKSVDAYWLSEIYDYTLDMTDKEQEIFVRLSILCTTLSLTDEDKDGKTTEYAYKLLLAVDMDDPKFHSLFGNIVGIDEVDNMLLYYFLLSSLALKNDNTISARINLRQFDSDVINVTEDWKGRVLSSILHALILLIRKDNGFADIKYALQLIVELQSEQEKFETEYLHRYQFKEEVGEALSLLALYHTSKAVVETAHYLIDGYSYSKRIENVIRVHIDMAVKLLGDGQSRLKDIIRIISADLKFICQNSIWAHTGFQDKIRLLCEKKSQSGILELLPSQRNALAQKLLDVYASATVLQMPTSAGKTLLAEFNIIVTKSLRADAKIIYIVPSRALVNQVYYDLKSDLADLNINVEKTSSAIEIDPTENEFLACDKIDILVSTPEKLDLLIRRKHPSVDDVSLFIVDEAHTIANGDRGAKLELLMALLKRERPNAKFMLLSPFLHGKKDVMAEWLGGGNTIQIDWKPAEKLLIGLICHKTTRKNEVKYELLDSAYDSSLKGEMSGCFENPYQLQSKSDKDHILEFSCKHFAKPGKTMLILCQGKGMANKRAGFIYDLVDSFAETDEIALVRKYINDEIGKETALTKYLSKGIAVHHAGLSDEAKLLIEYLIREKQIKYVSATTTIAEGVNFPVSTVFFDDYRKGDSSLTSNDFWNIAGRAGRTLVDNFGKIIMPFHTPRSKEVFKGIVQKSSDELASVLAELFINEEEVRSYLAQENIYSLIKHYPDSFSPLFQYFVHLLSAGKNIYATEVEDLFKDSLEYYLLDTEGQRSRFVNLCKSIYQFIELKYGGTSGVLQFADKTGFSVPSVLNIMREKSHNDVISDLSGWQPDIMFNKQDTSNLAEKIRVIAALKETRLGTESDDAPFSPDQIAKVITAWVKGDNLDSISLIHPSFRTLKEDERMTKFMKKMNDIRFKTSWGLSALEGIVKGNENDLRDSYIPSLVYYGVDSERPLALRMLGIPRSLSFSLANIIEGDLKGYSFSSLREKIKGLSPSDWENFKPEKSNLSGLEWQRIVRILMK, from the coding sequence ATGAACCGTCAGATTTTAGATAGTTTGATACAAGATGAATTAATACGTTCTTTGTTAGAAAAGAGCGTAGATGCGTATTGGCTGTCTGAAATATATGACTATACACTTGATATGACTGATAAAGAACAAGAGATCTTTGTCCGTTTATCTATTCTCTGTACTACTCTGTCTTTAACTGATGAGGATAAAGACGGTAAAACTACAGAATATGCTTATAAATTACTACTTGCTGTGGATATGGATGATCCAAAGTTTCATTCATTGTTCGGTAATATTGTTGGTATAGATGAAGTTGATAATATGCTTTTATATTATTTTCTTCTTTCCAGCCTTGCATTAAAAAATGATAACACCATATCTGCGCGTATAAATCTTAGACAGTTTGATTCCGATGTTATAAATGTGACAGAAGACTGGAAAGGACGTGTACTTTCCAGTATCCTTCATGCATTAATTCTTCTTATAAGAAAAGATAATGGATTTGCAGATATTAAATATGCGTTACAACTGATTGTGGAATTACAATCAGAACAGGAAAAATTTGAAACAGAATATCTTCATCGTTATCAATTTAAAGAAGAAGTTGGAGAAGCCTTGTCGCTTTTAGCTTTATATCATACATCTAAGGCAGTTGTTGAAACAGCACATTACTTGATTGACGGTTATTCATATTCTAAACGTATTGAAAATGTGATTCGAGTTCATATTGATATGGCTGTTAAATTATTGGGAGACGGACAAAGTAGGCTAAAAGATATTATCAGAATCATTTCTGCTGATTTAAAGTTTATCTGCCAAAATTCGATTTGGGCGCATACCGGATTTCAGGACAAGATAAGATTACTGTGCGAGAAGAAAAGTCAAAGTGGCATTCTTGAACTACTTCCATCTCAGCGGAATGCACTTGCACAGAAGCTCTTGGATGTATATGCTAGCGCAACAGTTCTTCAAATGCCGACGAGTGCAGGAAAAACGTTGTTAGCAGAATTCAATATAATTGTGACCAAGTCTTTGCGTGCTGACGCTAAGATTATTTACATAGTACCTTCACGTGCATTAGTTAACCAAGTCTATTATGATCTGAAGTCAGATTTGGCAGATTTAAATATTAATGTTGAAAAGACATCGTCCGCTATTGAAATAGACCCGACTGAAAATGAGTTCTTGGCTTGTGATAAAATAGATATTTTAGTTTCTACACCAGAGAAACTTGATTTGTTAATCAGAAGAAAACATCCTTCAGTAGATGATGTGTCTTTATTCATTGTTGATGAAGCTCATACTATTGCGAATGGTGACCGTGGTGCGAAGCTGGAGTTATTGATGGCATTGTTGAAACGTGAAAGGCCAAATGCTAAATTTATGTTGCTTTCTCCTTTCCTGCATGGGAAGAAGGATGTCATGGCTGAATGGCTGGGTGGTGGTAATACTATTCAAATTGATTGGAAGCCTGCCGAAAAATTATTGATAGGTTTGATATGTCACAAAACGACGCGTAAAAATGAAGTAAAATACGAGTTGCTGGATTCTGCCTATGATTCATCTCTGAAAGGAGAAATGAGTGGTTGTTTTGAGAATCCATATCAGTTGCAAAGTAAGTCTGATAAAGACCATATACTTGAATTCTCATGTAAGCATTTTGCAAAGCCTGGGAAAACGATGTTGATACTTTGCCAAGGTAAAGGGATGGCGAATAAAAGAGCCGGTTTTATTTATGATTTGGTAGATTCATTTGCTGAAACAGATGAGATAGCATTAGTCAGAAAGTATATTAATGATGAAATAGGTAAAGAAACAGCATTGACTAAGTATTTGTCTAAAGGTATTGCTGTACACCATGCAGGATTGTCAGATGAGGCAAAGTTGCTGATTGAGTATCTAATCCGTGAAAAGCAAATTAAATATGTATCTGCTACTACGACTATTGCAGAAGGAGTGAACTTTCCCGTTTCTACTGTCTTCTTTGATGATTATAGAAAAGGTGATTCTTCTCTTACTTCTAATGACTTTTGGAATATTGCAGGTAGGGCAGGTAGAACATTGGTTGATAATTTCGGGAAAATAATTATGCCTTTTCATACTCCGAGAAGCAAAGAAGTATTTAAAGGCATTGTCCAAAAAAGCTCTGATGAATTGGCAAGCGTATTGGCTGAGTTATTTATAAATGAAGAAGAAGTCCGTTCTTATTTGGCCCAGGAAAACATCTACAGCCTGATTAAACATTATCCGGATTCATTTTCTCCTTTATTCCAGTATTTTGTTCATCTGCTTAGTGCCGGAAAAAATATCTATGCAACAGAAGTTGAAGATTTATTCAAGGACTCTTTGGAATATTATTTGCTTGATACAGAGGGACAAAGAAGTAGATTTGTGAATCTATGTAAAAGTATATATCAGTTTATAGAGCTAAAGTATGGAGGTACTTCAGGTGTTCTACAATTTGCCGACAAGACAGGCTTTTCTGTTCCATCGGTATTGAATATAATGCGAGAAAAGTCTCACAATGATGTAATATCAGATTTGTCGGGATGGCAACCTGATATAATGTTTAATAAACAGGATACCTCTAATCTTGCAGAAAAAATCAGAGTGATAGCTGCTTTGAAAGAAACTCGGTTAGGAACTGAGTCTGATGATGCTCCATTTAGTCCTGATCAGATAGCTAAGGTGATAACCGCTTGGGTGAAAGGAGATAATCTTGATTCTATATCTTTGATACATCCCAGTTTTAGGACTCTGAAAGAAGATGAACGTATGACCAAGTTTATGAAAAAGATGAATGATATACGTTTTAAAACTTCTTGGGGATTAAGTGCGTTGGAGGGTATTGTGAAAGGTAATGAGAATGACCTGCGTGATTCCTATATTCCTTCTCTTGTTTACTATGGAGTGGATAGTGAAAGACCATTGGCATTAAGAATGCTAGGTATTCCGCGATCCTTGTCATTCAGTTTGGCAAATATTATAGAGGGAGATTTAAAAGGATATTCTTTCTCTTCTTTAAGAGAGAAAATTAAAGGATTGTCTCCATCGGATTGGGAGAATTTTAAACCTGAAAAATCAAATCTTTCAGGTTTGGAATGGCAAAGGATAGTTAGAATTCTTATGAAGTAG
- a CDS encoding hybrid sensor histidine kinase/response regulator transcription factor, whose protein sequence is MKTKYVALLSFLFIIQLICVLPLRAEHYYFKQISLKEGLPSNVRCILRDEQGFVWIGTKSGLGKFDGHELKRYKHQANNPNSLLHNLIYQIAEDKQHNIWVLTEKGIARYQQQSNDFTFPTDEDGKNITAYSFCLVPDGILFGGKDRIYKYSYDDSSLRLLQYFNANSFKINALSMWDSKTLLCCSRWTGIYLVDLHTGEHRRPPFDCGPEITTMMTDSRKRIWIAPYSGGLRCYSYDGKLLASYSTRNSALSNDIVLSLAEREGQLWIGTDGGGINILTPETGEIFQLEYIPGRENYSLPANSILCLHNDHNNNIWAGSTCNGLISIREVFMKTYTDVVPGNDRGLSNSTVRSLYRQSTDSIWIGTDGGGINLFNPRTEKFTHYLSTWNDKIAFISGFTPGKLLISLFSKGVFIFNPATGEKQPFTIVDKETTTQLCNRGKSVNLYQNTPNTVLLLGDHVYQYHLKEKKFDKVTGEEGKSIVGTLVPFKHENNRTYINDFKHIYELHDGDSLLKTTFECYQDTVISSASHDEHGDFWIGSNFGLIHYNPVSQKQTHIPTNLFTEVNMVQCDQRGKVWIGADNLLFAWLIQEQKFVLFGESNGAIQNEYLPNARLVNNEGDVYIGGVKGMLRIDGQLLLNTSEMPELQLLDIIINGEPAQNKLYSHPAAISVPWDSNITIRIMSKEEDIFRKKVYRYRIEGLNDQYIESYQPELVIRSLPPGNYKIMASCTTKDGSWIPNQKIMELTVLPPWYRTWWFILGCAVLISTIIIETFRRTLKRNQEKLKWAMKEHEKQMYEEKVRFLINISHELRTPLTLIHAPLNQILKSLSSGDSQYLPLKAIYRQAQRMKNLINMVLDVRKMEVGESKLLIEPHPLNQWIEHVSQDFISEGEAKNVHIRYQLDSQIEKVSFDKDKCEIILSNLLINALKHSPQDTEITIASELLPEENRVRISVIDQGCGLKQVDTHKLFTRFYQGTGEQSGTGIGLSYSKILVELHGGSIGAQDNQEAGATFFFELPSRQEPEEIICQPKAYLNELMMDDNSGQPSVKEVFDTTPYTILVVDDNPDMTDFLKKTLEEYFKRAIIAGDGVEALQLVRSHVPDIIVSDVMMPRMNGYELCKTIKEDITISHIPVILLTARDDKQSQISGYKNGADGYLSKPFEVEMLMELIRNRLKNREYTKKRYLNAGLIPTPEESTISLTDETFLIKLNSVIQENMDNTGLGIQLICQEVGLGRSSLYNKLKALTGMGANDYINKLRIEKAITFISSTDMPFSEIAEKTGFTTPSYFSTAFKQYTGETPSQYKEKHKKRDTK, encoded by the coding sequence ATGAAAACAAAATATGTTGCTCTGCTGAGCTTTCTCTTTATCATACAGTTAATATGTGTTCTCCCCCTGCGGGCAGAACACTATTACTTTAAACAAATCTCTCTGAAAGAAGGACTGCCGTCCAACGTGCGCTGTATTCTCCGGGATGAGCAGGGTTTCGTATGGATAGGCACCAAATCGGGACTGGGAAAGTTCGACGGGCACGAACTGAAAAGATACAAACACCAGGCAAACAACCCGAACTCGCTTCTCCACAACCTGATTTATCAGATTGCTGAAGACAAGCAACACAACATCTGGGTACTGACTGAAAAAGGTATCGCCCGTTACCAACAGCAGAGCAACGACTTCACGTTCCCCACGGACGAAGACGGGAAGAATATCACCGCCTATTCCTTCTGCCTTGTCCCGGACGGAATCCTCTTTGGCGGCAAGGACAGGATTTACAAATATAGTTATGACGATTCTTCTCTCCGGCTTCTGCAATATTTCAACGCCAACTCTTTTAAAATCAACGCTCTCAGTATGTGGGATTCAAAGACGTTGCTTTGTTGCAGCCGTTGGACAGGCATATACCTCGTAGACCTGCATACCGGAGAGCACAGACGCCCCCCCTTCGACTGCGGGCCGGAAATTACCACCATGATGACCGACAGCCGGAAAAGAATATGGATTGCCCCTTACAGCGGCGGACTTCGTTGCTACTCATACGACGGCAAACTACTGGCTTCGTACTCCACCCGCAACTCCGCCCTTAGCAACGACATCGTCCTGAGCCTTGCCGAAAGGGAAGGGCAACTGTGGATAGGAACGGACGGCGGCGGAATCAATATCCTCACCCCCGAAACCGGGGAAATCTTCCAACTGGAATATATCCCGGGACGTGAAAACTACTCTCTCCCCGCCAACTCCATTCTCTGCCTGCACAACGACCACAACAACAATATATGGGCAGGAAGCACCTGCAACGGATTGATCAGCATCCGGGAAGTGTTCATGAAAACCTACACCGACGTAGTCCCCGGCAACGACCGCGGACTAAGCAACAGCACTGTGCGAAGCCTTTACCGCCAATCGACCGACAGTATCTGGATTGGTACGGACGGCGGCGGTATCAACCTCTTTAACCCGCGTACCGAGAAATTCACCCATTATCTTTCTACCTGGAACGATAAAATAGCGTTTATCAGCGGATTCACTCCCGGAAAACTACTGATTTCCCTTTTCTCCAAAGGAGTATTCATATTCAACCCCGCAACCGGGGAGAAACAGCCTTTTACCATTGTCGACAAAGAAACTACGACACAACTTTGCAACCGGGGTAAATCGGTCAACTTATATCAGAACACCCCCAACACCGTGTTATTACTGGGCGACCATGTCTACCAGTATCACCTGAAAGAAAAGAAATTCGACAAGGTCACCGGAGAAGAAGGGAAAAGTATTGTCGGCACGCTCGTCCCCTTCAAGCACGAGAACAACCGGACTTACATCAACGACTTCAAACATATCTACGAACTGCACGATGGGGATTCCTTGCTGAAAACAACCTTCGAATGTTATCAGGATACCGTAATCAGTTCCGCGTCACACGACGAGCACGGCGATTTCTGGATAGGAAGCAATTTCGGCCTTATCCACTACAACCCCGTTTCCCAAAAGCAGACGCACATCCCTACCAACCTGTTTACCGAAGTCAACATGGTGCAATGTGACCAGAGGGGCAAAGTATGGATAGGTGCGGATAATCTGCTTTTCGCCTGGCTTATACAGGAACAGAAGTTCGTTCTCTTCGGAGAGTCGAACGGGGCTATCCAAAACGAATATCTGCCCAACGCCCGGTTGGTAAACAATGAGGGGGATGTCTATATCGGCGGTGTAAAGGGTATGCTGCGCATTGACGGCCAACTTCTGCTGAATACATCGGAAATGCCTGAACTGCAACTGTTGGATATTATCATCAACGGTGAGCCTGCACAGAACAAGCTATATAGTCATCCGGCAGCAATCTCTGTCCCATGGGACAGCAATATCACTATCCGAATCATGTCGAAAGAAGAGGATATCTTCCGCAAGAAAGTCTACCGCTACCGGATAGAGGGGCTGAACGACCAGTATATCGAATCGTATCAGCCGGAATTGGTAATCCGGTCGTTGCCACCGGGCAATTACAAAATTATGGCTTCGTGCACAACCAAAGACGGCAGTTGGATTCCTAACCAGAAAATAATGGAGTTAACCGTGCTCCCGCCATGGTATCGGACGTGGTGGTTCATTCTCGGCTGTGCCGTCCTTATCTCTACAATAATCATCGAAACTTTCCGCAGAACGCTGAAACGTAATCAGGAAAAGTTGAAGTGGGCAATGAAAGAGCATGAGAAACAGATGTACGAGGAAAAAGTACGCTTTCTTATCAATATCAGCCACGAACTACGGACTCCGCTGACGCTTATTCATGCGCCACTCAACCAGATTTTGAAGTCGCTCTCTTCCGGAGACAGCCAATATCTGCCGTTAAAAGCCATTTACCGGCAAGCACAACGGATGAAGAACCTGATTAATATGGTGCTCGACGTACGGAAAATGGAAGTAGGGGAGAGCAAGCTACTGATAGAGCCTCATCCTCTCAACCAATGGATTGAACACGTTTCGCAGGATTTTATCAGTGAGGGGGAAGCAAAGAATGTGCATATCCGCTATCAGCTCGACTCGCAGATAGAGAAAGTTAGTTTCGATAAGGACAAATGCGAGATTATCCTAAGTAACCTGCTTATCAATGCCTTGAAACACAGTCCGCAGGACACGGAAATAACGATTGCTTCGGAGCTGCTACCCGAAGAAAACCGGGTGCGTATCTCCGTCATCGACCAGGGATGCGGACTGAAGCAAGTGGATACGCACAAGCTCTTTACCCGCTTCTATCAGGGAACAGGGGAACAGAGCGGAACAGGAATCGGCTTGTCTTACTCCAAGATTCTGGTGGAACTGCACGGCGGCTCTATCGGTGCACAGGATAATCAGGAAGCCGGTGCCACTTTCTTTTTCGAGTTACCGTCGAGACAGGAACCGGAAGAAATCATCTGCCAGCCGAAAGCTTATCTGAACGAACTGATGATGGATGATAACAGCGGGCAGCCGTCCGTGAAAGAGGTATTCGACACCACTCCATACACCATTCTCGTAGTGGATGACAACCCGGATATGACGGATTTCCTCAAAAAGACATTAGAGGAATATTTTAAACGGGCGATTATCGCCGGAGATGGTGTGGAAGCCCTTCAACTGGTCAGAAGCCATGTCCCCGATATTATAGTCAGCGACGTGATGATGCCCCGGATGAACGGATATGAACTTTGCAAAACGATTAAAGAGGATATTACCATCAGCCACATTCCCGTCATTCTGCTGACTGCCAGAGATGACAAGCAAAGCCAGATAAGCGGCTATAAGAATGGGGCGGACGGCTATTTGAGCAAACCTTTCGAGGTGGAAATGCTAATGGAGCTTATCCGCAACCGGTTGAAAAACCGGGAATATACCAAGAAAAGGTATCTGAACGCAGGATTAATCCCCACTCCGGAAGAAAGCACCATCAGCCTGACTGACGAAACGTTCCTGATTAAACTGAACAGTGTCATTCAGGAGAATATGGACAATACCGGCTTAGGTATTCAATTGATCTGCCAGGAAGTAGGATTAGGGCGCTCCTCCCTCTATAACAAGCTGAAAGCGCTTACAGGCATGGGGGCAAACGACTATATCAACAAGCTCCGTATAGAAAAGGCTATTACATTCATATCAAGTACGGATATGCCCTTCTCCGAAATTGCGGAGAAAACCGGATTTACTACTCCGAGCTATTTTAGTACGGCGTTCAAGCAATATACCGGGGAGACACCTAGCCAATATAAGGAGAAACATAAGAAAAGAGATACTAAATAA
- a CDS encoding glycoside hydrolase family 95 protein — MKKLYLLILCTLFSLSASSIETVDYTQGLSVWFDTPNNLDGQAIWLRASGTGANPDKAWESRSLPIGNGSLGANIMGSISAERITLNEKTLWKGGPNTAKGAEYYWDVNKQSAGVLKEIRQAFLDGDSQKAGYLTQENFNGLGAYEEKDETPFRFGAFTTMGELYVETGLSKINMSNYRRILSLDSAMAVVQFDKDGIRYQRKYFISYPDSVMVMKFTADKGGKQNLVLSYCPNNEAKSHLEADGNDGLVYTGVLNNNGMKFAFRIKAIHKGGTLKAENDRIIVKDADEVVFLLTADTDYKMNFAPDFKDPKAYVGNDPSQTTLAMMDNALKKGYDELYRNHEADYTALFNRVRFEINLEIGTPNLPTYKRLANYKKGVPDYQLEQLYYQFGRYLLIASSRPGNMPANLQGLWHNNTDGPWRVDYHNNINIQMNYWPACPTNLSECTWPLIDFIRSLVKPGEKTAQAYFNARGWTASISANIFGFTAPLSSKSMAWNLNPTAGPWLATHIWEYYDYTRDTKFLKEIGYDLIKSSAQFAVDHLWHKPDGTYTAAPSTSPEHGPVDEGVTFAHAVVREILLDAIQASKVLGTDAKERKQWENVLAKLVPYRIGRYGQLLEWSTDIDDPKDEHRHVNHLFGLHPGHTISPVTTPELAQAARVVLEHRGDGATGWSMGWKLNQWARLQDGNHAYKLYGNLLKNGTLDNLWDTHAPFQIDGNFGGTAGITEMLLQSHMGFIQLLPALPDAWASGSISGICAKGNFEVSISWKEGQLEKAIIHSKSGIPCNVRYGDKTLKFKTVKGKKYEITLKGDRLTVL, encoded by the coding sequence ATGAAAAAACTCTACTTGCTTATTCTTTGCACTCTTTTTTCTCTTTCTGCATCGTCCATAGAGACGGTGGATTATACACAGGGACTTTCCGTATGGTTCGACACTCCCAACAATCTCGACGGACAAGCTATCTGGCTACGCGCTTCCGGCACAGGGGCGAATCCGGACAAAGCATGGGAAAGCCGTTCGCTGCCTATCGGGAATGGCAGTCTGGGAGCGAATATCATGGGCTCCATATCCGCAGAACGAATCACACTGAATGAAAAGACCCTTTGGAAAGGGGGGCCGAATACTGCTAAGGGTGCCGAATATTACTGGGACGTCAACAAACAGTCGGCAGGCGTACTGAAAGAAATCCGGCAGGCTTTCCTGGACGGGGATTCCCAAAAGGCGGGGTATCTCACGCAGGAAAACTTCAACGGGCTGGGAGCTTATGAAGAAAAAGACGAGACTCCGTTCCGCTTCGGGGCTTTTACCACTATGGGAGAGCTTTATGTGGAAACCGGACTCAGCAAAATCAATATGAGCAATTACCGCCGCATCCTGTCATTGGATTCGGCGATGGCTGTGGTGCAATTTGACAAGGACGGGATACGGTATCAACGGAAATACTTCATATCCTATCCGGACAGCGTTATGGTCATGAAGTTTACTGCCGACAAAGGCGGAAAACAGAATCTTGTACTTAGCTATTGTCCCAACAACGAAGCAAAAAGCCATCTGGAAGCAGACGGGAATGACGGGTTAGTTTATACCGGAGTCCTCAATAACAACGGAATGAAGTTCGCTTTCCGAATCAAGGCTATCCACAAAGGGGGGACACTGAAAGCGGAAAACGACCGGATTATTGTGAAGGACGCCGACGAAGTGGTATTCCTGCTTACGGCGGATACCGATTATAAGATGAACTTTGCCCCGGACTTCAAAGACCCGAAAGCCTACGTCGGCAACGACCCGTCACAAACGACTCTGGCTATGATGGACAATGCCCTGAAAAAAGGTTATGACGAGCTTTACCGTAATCACGAAGCCGATTATACCGCGCTGTTCAATCGGGTACGTTTTGAAATCAATCTGGAAATCGGCACTCCCAACCTGCCGACCTACAAACGACTGGCTAACTATAAGAAAGGCGTGCCGGACTATCAGCTCGAACAATTGTACTATCAGTTCGGACGCTATCTGCTCATAGCCAGTTCGCGCCCCGGCAACATGCCAGCCAACCTGCAAGGATTGTGGCACAACAATACCGACGGCCCGTGGCGGGTAGATTACCACAATAACATCAACATTCAAATGAATTACTGGCCTGCGTGCCCCACCAATCTCTCTGAATGTACATGGCCTTTGATTGACTTTATACGCAGCTTGGTGAAACCCGGTGAGAAGACAGCACAAGCCTATTTCAACGCCCGCGGATGGACTGCATCCATCTCTGCCAATATCTTCGGATTTACAGCTCCCTTATCCAGCAAATCCATGGCATGGAACTTGAATCCTACCGCCGGTCCGTGGCTGGCAACGCATATATGGGAGTATTATGATTATACCCGTGACACGAAATTCTTAAAGGAAATCGGCTACGACCTTATAAAAAGCAGCGCACAGTTTGCGGTAGACCACTTGTGGCACAAGCCCGACGGAACTTACACCGCCGCTCCTTCCACTTCTCCCGAACACGGCCCGGTGGACGAGGGAGTCACTTTCGCGCATGCCGTAGTACGTGAAATATTACTGGACGCTATCCAGGCAAGCAAGGTACTCGGAACGGACGCCAAAGAACGCAAGCAATGGGAAAACGTACTGGCAAAACTGGTTCCGTACCGCATAGGACGCTACGGTCAGTTGTTGGAATGGTCTACCGACATAGACGACCCGAAAGATGAACACCGCCACGTCAACCACCTGTTCGGATTGCATCCGGGACATACTATCTCTCCCGTGACTACCCCCGAACTTGCACAAGCAGCCAGAGTGGTACTGGAACATCGCGGAGACGGCGCTACCGGCTGGAGCATGGGTTGGAAACTCAACCAATGGGCACGCCTGCAAGATGGAAACCATGCGTACAAACTATACGGAAACCTGCTGAAAAACGGTACACTGGACAATCTGTGGGACACCCACGCACCTTTCCAGATTGACGGGAACTTCGGCGGTACTGCAGGAATAACCGAAATGTTATTGCAGAGCCATATGGGATTCATCCAATTACTCCCCGCTTTGCCGGATGCATGGGCAAGCGGCTCGATAAGCGGAATCTGCGCCAAAGGGAATTTTGAGGTTTCCATCTCCTGGAAAGAGGGACAACTGGAGAAAGCTATCATCCATTCCAAATCCGGAATCCCCTGTAACGTAAGATACGGAGACAAGACGCTCAAGTTCAAGACCGTAAAAGGGAAAAAATACGAAATCACTTTAAAAGGGGACAGGTTAACCGTATTATAA